In Chamaesiphon minutus PCC 6605, a genomic segment contains:
- a CDS encoding four-helix bundle copper-binding protein, with protein sequence MTTTQSRNSQLEACIEACLKCLQDCEFCTTACLDSDMVQMMAACIKACRDCADLCALCARFMSRTSDLHAQLCAVCADACDRCAAECAKHDHEHCRRCAESCRRCAESCRQMSMAH encoded by the coding sequence ATGACTACTACTCAATCTCGTAACTCTCAACTCGAAGCTTGTATTGAAGCCTGCCTAAAATGTCTCCAAGACTGTGAATTTTGCACCACTGCCTGTCTGGATAGTGACATGGTGCAGATGATGGCTGCTTGCATCAAAGCCTGCCGCGATTGCGCCGATCTTTGCGCTCTTTGTGCCCGGTTTATGAGTCGCACTTCCGACCTACACGCTCAATTATGCGCGGTTTGTGCCGATGCTTGCGATCGCTGTGCTGCTGAATGTGCCAAGCACGACCACGAACATTGTCGTCGCTGTGCTGAGTCTTGTCGTCGCTGTGCCGAATCTTGCCGTCAAATGTCGATGGCACATTAG